Genomic DNA from uncultured Desulfuromusa sp.:
GATGATGATGAAACGCTCCCCGAGTACACGCTTGTCAATCTGGCAGCGTCTTACCAGATCACCGATAATTGCAAAATTTTCAGCCGGGTTGATAACCTGTTTGACAAAGAATATGAAGAAGTCACCGGTTATGGCACTGCAGAATTATCCGGCTATGCTGGAATAAAGCTGACTTTCTAATTTTTAATTTTTATTTTAAACTGAGGGCGGATTCTATCCGCCCTCAACTTTTCTAGGTCAGCGATGCGCAAACTAATTCTTTTCTTTTTCATCATTATCTTGCTTTTTCCTCTCAACTCATTCAGTGCACAATATGTTGATGCCCTGAATCGCACCGTGACCATTCAAGAGTCGCCGCAGCGCATCGTTTCTCTGGTCCCCAGTATCACCGAGACTCTATTCAATTTAGGGCTGGAAAACCGTATTGTCGCAGCAACCGATTTCTGCACCTATCCTGAAGCCGCACAAAAACTCCCAAAAGTTGGCGGTTATGCCGACCCCAGTCTGGAAAGTATCCTGATTTATCAGCCAAACCTGGTGATTGCCGCCGCTGATATGAATCGTCCCGCCTTGGTCCGGAGACTGGAACTGATGGGGATTCCTGTTTATGTGGTTCATTCGCAGACAGTTGCAGAAACACTAAAAACAATCCAGGACATCGCCCTCATCACCGGAGCAGAAAAACAAGGCAAGAAACTGGTCGACTCTATCAATAAAAGAATCCAGACGGTTCAACGTCAAATTGCCGGTCGTGCGCCAGTGACAACGATTGAATGTGTCATGCTCCAGCCATTGACAGTTGCAGGACCGGATACCTTTATCAATGACATCATCAACATTGCCGGGGGAAAGAATGCAGTGCCGAAAGGACCGTCCCGCTACCCGACCTGGAATACAGAAGCTTTATTGAGCGTTGATCCTGAAGCCATCATTGTTTCAACTTATCCGGGACAACCGGCGCCAAAACATTTTTTTGATGGCTGGCCGCAATTAAAAGCGGTCAAAAATAACCATATCATCTTGATCGAAGCGGACTGGATCCATCGTCCGGGCCCCAGGATGATTCTCGGCATTGAGGCATTAGCCAAAGCACTTCACCCGGATATTTCAATTGATGAATAAACCAACGAAAACAAAAAAACGTTGGCCGTGGCAACTGCTGCTGTTTTTATCGCCGCTGCTGGCCATCGTGATTTCCCTTTCTGCGGGGAGTCTTGATCTTTCCTGGAAGCAGCTCCTGACTATTTTCCTCCAGGGCCCAGGAACTGAGATCAAGCAGGTCATTATCTGGGAAATTCGCTTGCCACGGGCTTTACTGGCGGGGCTTGTGGGTGCTGCTTTAAGTTTATCCGGGGTAACCTTTCAGGCGGTCTTGCGCAACCCTCTGGCCGATCCTTATCTGCTCGGGGTTTCCGGGGGTGCCGCACTTGGGGCCGTCGCCGCTTTGACCTGTGGATTTCAATCCCCAATTATCATCCCTATCGCCGCTTTTATTGGTGCTCTTGGTGCTCTGCTTTTGGTTTATATGGTCGCACAGGCCCATACCTGTTCTTCTCACACCCTGATTTTATCCGGCGTGATGGTTGGCAGCCTGGCTGCAGCATTATTATTATTTCTCCTCTGGAGAGCTCCAGCCGATGCCACCCGCCAAGCTATTTTCTGGCTGGCCGGCAATCTTTCCCTGGCCGACCCGGACTGGCTTTCCTGGGGCTGGTTGTGGGTTCTTATCGGATTTCTGCTGCTCTGGTCTCAATCGTTCAATCTCGACCTGCTGACGCAAGGAGAGGAAACAGCCGCAGATCTTGGTCTGGCTGTCGGCAAAACCCGCCTGATTCTATTTTCATTGGCGGGGGCATTGACCGCATGCGCTGTTTCTCTGGCGGGTCTTGTCGGTTTTGTCGGTCTGGTGATTCCACACATTTGCCGGTTACTCTGGGGGCCGGGGCATCGTTTACTGCTCCCCTTCTCTGCCTTGCTCGGCAGCAGTTTTCTTATCGTTGCCGATGCCATGGCCCGCAGCCTTTATGCTCCGGCTGAAATCCCCGTAGGTGTTGTCACTGCGTTACTCGGAGCCCCCTTCTTCCTCTTTTTATTGCGGCGGAAAGGAGGAGGACTGTGATTCAGGTCAATGATCTCTCCTTTGCATTTGCAACCGCCACAATATTTGACCATCTCTCTTTCAGTGTTTCCCGCGGAGAAATCTTGTCGATTATCGGCCCGAACGGAAGCGGCAAATCGACCCTGCTGCGTTTATTGCGCGGCAGTTTAAAAGCCCAGACCGGAGAGATCCTCTGGGAGAAGAAGCCGGTAGAAAAATTTTCGGCAACAGAAATGGCACGTCGGGTTGCCGTGGTTCCACAATCCTCCGCGATATCATTTCCATATAAAGTACGGGATCTGGTTGCCATGGGACGTTATCCTCACCGAAAAAGCGTCTTCAGCTTCCAGGGTAAAACTGATTTACAAGCCATCGAACAGGCGTTGGTCATGACCGACATCCTCTCTCTGGCTGAGCGGCCGGTGACACAATTAAGCGGCGGAGAGATGCAGAGGGTTCTTCTGGCACGGGCTCTGGCGCAAAACAGCTCAGTGCTGTTTCTGGATGAAGCAACCAACCATCTGGACATCGACCATCGCTTCGAACTGACAGAACTGCTGTTGCGTTTGAATCGGGAAAAGCAGACGACTATCGTGCAGATCAGTCACGATCTTGATTTGGCTGCTGCAATTTCCCAGAGGATTCTCCTGCTGACCGAACATGGCGCAATTGCCGCAATCGGCACCCCCAAAGACGTTATGACGGCTGCTAATCTCCAACAGATCTTCCGGGTCAACGTCAAGGTTGACAGCAACCCCTTTACCGGAGCGCCGCAAATCGTCCCGTTGATAAATAATTCAACCCACCAACTTGACGGGATTAAAGTTCATCTCATCTGTGGCGGAGGTAGTGGTAAAACCTTGTTACGGCGACTCCACCTGGCAAAGGCAAAAATAACGGCCGGCCCTTTGAACCAGGGCGATTCTGACGAAACGGCAGCAAAAGTTCTCAATATCCCCGTTGTACAAGAAACACCATTCAGCCCGTTTGCAGAAGCAACTCTCGCTGCTGCAGATCAATTGATCGAGAATACGGAAGTTCTGGTTATCGCGACCCGCTGGTGGGGCGCAGGGAATCTCCACTGTCTTGATCTGGCAGCAAAAGCAATCCAGCGTAGTACCCCTGTTTTTCTCCTTTCACAACAACAAGGTCAAGACTGCACTGATGGTCAGGCCTGGGAAAAAATCCAACAACTTCAACAGCGAGGAGCCCGATCCGTTCGCAATGAAGAGCATTTCCTGGACGAGCTTTCCCATCTATCCGGGCACCAAATCCAGACTTGACAGAGGATCAACCTCTCCCGATATAATGATTAAAAAGCATCATTCTTTGATTTTTCCTCAAGATCATTAATTCCAAACGACGTTTTTTTATGTTAAAGTGTCAACTTGCTGCTTTTTTGTTTTTTGGTCATTCACCATGCATAACAGATAACAGGAGGTAAAACATGAAACTTACGAAAACCCTGGTTCTTGTCCTCAGTCTTTGCTTAATGTTGGTCTCCTTTGCCCATGCGGGTAAAGACCTTGATGCTGTCAGAAGCAAAGGATTTATCCAGACAGGTGTTAACGGTGCGGTCTTTGGCTTCGGCATGCCCGATGCGAAAGGCGTCTGGAAAGGTCTGGATGTCGATACCGCTCGTGCCGTTGCTGCTGCGATCTTCGGTGACGCCGACAAGGTCAAGTATACCCCCCTTTCTGCTCAGCAACGCTTTACCGCCCTGCAATCAGGTGAAATTGATATCCTGACCCGTAATGCAACCCGCACCTTGAGTCGTGAAACTCAGCTGGGTCTTAATTTTGTTGCCGTCAACTATTATGATGGCCAAGGTTTCCTGGTCTCTAAAGAACTTGGTGTTAAGAGTGCCAAAGAACTGGATGGCGCAACAGTATGTGTTCTTCCGGGAACCACGACCGAACAAAATGCCGCTGACTACTTCCGCACAAACAAAATGGCATGGAAACCTGTTGTCATCGAATCAACAGCAGAACTGGCAAAAACATTTTTTGCCGGCCGTTGTGACGTTTTGACCTCTGATGCGTCCCAGCTCGCTGGAACGCGCGCTATCTCCGCAAATCCTAAAGGTTATATTATCCTCCCGGAAATCATCTCCAAAGAGCCTCTGGCTCCGGCCGTTCGCCATGGTGATGACCAATTCAGAGACATTGTTGACTTCTCGGTTCTGGCTATGATCAATGCTGAAGAATTGGGTATTACTTCGAAAAATGTTGATGAAATGCTCAAAAGTAAAAACCCTGTGATCCAACGCTTCCTTGGCGTGACTCCAGGTAACGGCAAAGCACTTGGCCTTGATGAGAAATGGGCTTACAATATTATCAAGCAGGTCGGCAATTACGGTGAAGTCTTTGAGCGTAATGTTGGTGTTAATACCACTTTGGGCATTGAACGTGGTCTGAACGCTCTCTGGACTGATGGTGGTTTAATGTACTCACCGCCATTTAAATAATCCTCTTTAAAGAAAATTCCGGCCGCCGAAACTCTACTGTTTCGGCGGCTCCTTATTGATTCATTCAGCTTCAGGAACAATGACCTTGAAACGGCAAGATTACCCCACACAGGCAGATACAGTCGAGGCGGCCGTTCCATT
This window encodes:
- a CDS encoding cobalamin-binding protein, with amino-acid sequence MRKLILFFFIIILLFPLNSFSAQYVDALNRTVTIQESPQRIVSLVPSITETLFNLGLENRIVAATDFCTYPEAAQKLPKVGGYADPSLESILIYQPNLVIAAADMNRPALVRRLELMGIPVYVVHSQTVAETLKTIQDIALITGAEKQGKKLVDSINKRIQTVQRQIAGRAPVTTIECVMLQPLTVAGPDTFINDIINIAGGKNAVPKGPSRYPTWNTEALLSVDPEAIIVSTYPGQPAPKHFFDGWPQLKAVKNNHIILIEADWIHRPGPRMILGIEALAKALHPDISIDE
- a CDS encoding iron ABC transporter permease, whose translation is MNKPTKTKKRWPWQLLLFLSPLLAIVISLSAGSLDLSWKQLLTIFLQGPGTEIKQVIIWEIRLPRALLAGLVGAALSLSGVTFQAVLRNPLADPYLLGVSGGAALGAVAALTCGFQSPIIIPIAAFIGALGALLLVYMVAQAHTCSSHTLILSGVMVGSLAAALLLFLLWRAPADATRQAIFWLAGNLSLADPDWLSWGWLWVLIGFLLLWSQSFNLDLLTQGEETAADLGLAVGKTRLILFSLAGALTACAVSLAGLVGFVGLVIPHICRLLWGPGHRLLLPFSALLGSSFLIVADAMARSLYAPAEIPVGVVTALLGAPFFLFLLRRKGGGL
- a CDS encoding ABC transporter ATP-binding protein, producing the protein MIQVNDLSFAFATATIFDHLSFSVSRGEILSIIGPNGSGKSTLLRLLRGSLKAQTGEILWEKKPVEKFSATEMARRVAVVPQSSAISFPYKVRDLVAMGRYPHRKSVFSFQGKTDLQAIEQALVMTDILSLAERPVTQLSGGEMQRVLLARALAQNSSVLFLDEATNHLDIDHRFELTELLLRLNREKQTTIVQISHDLDLAAAISQRILLLTEHGAIAAIGTPKDVMTAANLQQIFRVNVKVDSNPFTGAPQIVPLINNSTHQLDGIKVHLICGGGSGKTLLRRLHLAKAKITAGPLNQGDSDETAAKVLNIPVVQETPFSPFAEATLAAADQLIENTEVLVIATRWWGAGNLHCLDLAAKAIQRSTPVFLLSQQQGQDCTDGQAWEKIQQLQQRGARSVRNEEHFLDELSHLSGHQIQT
- a CDS encoding amino acid ABC transporter substrate-binding protein yields the protein MKLTKTLVLVLSLCLMLVSFAHAGKDLDAVRSKGFIQTGVNGAVFGFGMPDAKGVWKGLDVDTARAVAAAIFGDADKVKYTPLSAQQRFTALQSGEIDILTRNATRTLSRETQLGLNFVAVNYYDGQGFLVSKELGVKSAKELDGATVCVLPGTTTEQNAADYFRTNKMAWKPVVIESTAELAKTFFAGRCDVLTSDASQLAGTRAISANPKGYIILPEIISKEPLAPAVRHGDDQFRDIVDFSVLAMINAEELGITSKNVDEMLKSKNPVIQRFLGVTPGNGKALGLDEKWAYNIIKQVGNYGEVFERNVGVNTTLGIERGLNALWTDGGLMYSPPFK